A window of Ictidomys tridecemlineatus isolate mIctTri1 chromosome 15, mIctTri1.hap1, whole genome shotgun sequence contains these coding sequences:
- the Dmpk gene encoding myotonin-protein kinase isoform X1 → MSAEVRLRRLQQLALDPGFLGLEPLLDLLLGVHQELGASDLAQDKYVADFLQWAEPIAARLKEVRLQRDDFEILKVIGRGAFSEVAVVKMKQTGQVYAMKIMNKWDMLKRGEVSCFREERDVLANGDRRWITQLHFAFQDENYLYLVMEYYVGGDLLTLLSKFGERIPAEMARFYLAEIVMAIDSVHQLGYVHRDIKPDNILLDRCGHIRLADFGSCLKLRADGTVRSLVAVGTPDYLSPEILQAVGGGPGTGSYGPECDWWALGVFAYEMFYGQTPFYADSTAETYGKIVHYKEHLSLPLADTGVPEEARDLIQGLLCPAEIRLGRGGADDFRKHPFFFGLDWEGLRDSLPPFIPDFEGATDTCNFDVVEDGLTAMVSGGGETLSDIPEGMPLGVHLPFVGYSYSCMALRDSEVPDPTPMELEAQQLPEPRVQEPSVEPRVSPPEDMAEVADPTAAPVAETEPEVTLRELQEALEEEVLSRQNLRLELEAIRTANQNFASQLQEAEARNRDLEVHIQQLQERLELLQTEGAAAVTGVPSPRATDPPSHMAPRPWLWASPRWWGQAPCTAATCCSLPGSLGLAYRRRVPCSCSPLLWLVPPPWAALGWWPAQAISSQSVIAREPPSSPEP, encoded by the exons ATGTCAGCCGAGGTGCGGCTGAGGCGGCTCCAGCAGCTGGCGCTGGACCCCGGCTTCCTGGGGCTGGAGCCCCTGCTCGACCTTCTCCTGGGCGTCCACCAGGAGCTGGGTGCCTCCGATTTGGCCCAGGACAAGTATGTGGCCGACTTCTTGCAGTGGG CGGAGCCCATTGCAGCGAGGCTTAAGGAGGTTCGACTGCAGAGGGATGACTTTGAGATTCTGAAGGTGATTGGACGCGGGGCATTCAGCGAG GTAGCGGTGGTGAAGATGAAGCAGACGGGCCAGGTGTATGCCATGAAGATTATGAATAAGTGGGACATgctgaagagaggagag GTGTCGTGCTTCCGAGAAGAGAGGGATGTGTTGGCAAATGGGGACCGGCGCTGGATCACGCAGCTGCACTTCGCCTTCCAGGATGAGAACTACCTG TACCTGGTCATGGAGTACTACGTGGGCGGGGACCTGCTAACGCTGCTGAGCAAGTTTGGGGAGCGGATCCCGGCCGAGATGGCGCGCTTCTACCTGGCCGAGATTGTCATGGCCATAGACTCAGTGCACCAGCTGGGCTATGTGCACAG GGACATCAAACCGGACAACATCTTGCTGGACCGCTGCGGCCACATTCGCCTGGCGGACTTTGGCTCCTGCCTCAAACTGCGGGCTGATGGAACG GTGCGGTCCCTTGTGGCTGTGGGTACCCCCGACTACTTGTCTCCAGAGATCCTGCAGGCTGTGGGCGGCGGCCCTGGGACCGGCAGCTATGGGCCTGAGTGTGACTGGTGGGCGCTGGGTGTGTTCGCCTATGAAATGTTTTACGGGCAGACGCCCTTCTATGCGGACTCCACGGCTGAGACTTACGGCAAGATTGTCCACTACAAG GAGCACTTGTCTCTGCCACTGGCAGACACTGGGGTCCCGGAAGAGGCTCGAGACCTCATCCAAGGTCTGCTGTGTCCCGCGGAGATAAGGCTAGGACGTGGTGGAGCAGACGATTTCCGGAAGCATCCTTTCTTCTTTGGCCTTGACTGGGAGGGACTTCGAGATAGCCTGCCCCCCTTTATTCCGGACTTCGAGGGTGCCACGGATACTTGCAACTTTGACGTGGTGGAGGATGGGCTCACTGCCATGGTGAGCGGGGGCGGG GAAACACTGTCGGACATTCCGGAAGGTATGCCGCTGGGGGTCCACCTGCCTTTTGTGGGCTACTCCTACTCCTGTATGGCCCTCAG GGACAGTGAGGTCCCAGACCCCACACCAATGGAACTGGAGGCCCAGCAATTGCCTGAGCCACGTGTGCAAGAGCCCAGCGTGGAGCCCAGGGTGTCCCCCCCAGAGGACATG GCTGAAGTGGCAGATCCAACTGCTGCCCCCGTGGCAGAGACAGAGCCGGAGGTGACCCTGCGGGAGCTCCAGGaagccctggaggaggaggtgcTCAGCCGGCAGAACCTGCGCCTCGAGCTGGAGGCCATCCGCACGGCCAACCAGAACTTCGCCAG TCAGCTACAGGAGGCCGAAGCCCGGAACCGAGACCTGGAGGTGCACATCCAGCAGCTGCAGGAGCGGCTGGAGTTGCTGCAGACAGAGGGAGCCGCAG CTGTCACGGGGGTCCCCAGTCCCCGGGCCACGGATCCACCTTCCCAT ATGGCCCCCCGGCCGTGGCTCTGGGCCAGTCCCCGCTGGTGGGGCCAGGCCCCATGCACCGCCGCCACCTGCTGCTCCCTGCCAGG GTCCCTAGGCCTGGCCTATCGGAGGCGTGTTCCTTGCTCGTGTTCGCCGCTGCTCTGGCTCGTGCCGCCTCCTTGGGCTGCATTGGGTTGGTGGCCAGCGCAGGCCATCTCGTCCCAATCTGTCATCGCCCGGGAGCCACCTTCGTCCCCTGAACCCTAG
- the Dmpk gene encoding myotonin-protein kinase isoform X6 — translation MSAEVRLRRLQQLALDPGFLGLEPLLDLLLGVHQELGASDLAQDKYVADFLQWAEPIAARLKEVRLQRDDFEILKVIGRGAFSEVAVVKMKQTGQVYAMKIMNKWDMLKRGERGMCWQMGTGAGSRSCTSPSRMRTTWDIKPDNILLDRCGHIRLADFGSCLKLRADGTVRSLVAVGTPDYLSPEILQAVGGGPGTGSYGPECDWWALGVFAYEMFYGQTPFYADSTAETYGKIVHYKEHLSLPLADTGVPEEARDLIQGLLCPAEIRLGRGGADDFRKHPFFFGLDWEGLRDSLPPFIPDFEGATDTCNFDVVEDGLTAMVSGGGETLSDIPEGMPLGVHLPFVGYSYSCMALRDSEVPDPTPMELEAQQLPEPRVQEPSVEPRVSPPEDMAEVADPTAAPVAETEPEVTLRELQEALEEEVLSRQNLRLELEAIRTANQNFASQLQEAEARNRDLEVHIQQLQERLELLQTEGAAAVTGVPSPRATDPPSHMAPRPWLWASPRWWGQAPCTAATCCSLPGSLGLAYRRRVPCSCSPLLWLVPPPWAALGWWPAQAISSQSVIAREPPSSPEP, via the exons ATGTCAGCCGAGGTGCGGCTGAGGCGGCTCCAGCAGCTGGCGCTGGACCCCGGCTTCCTGGGGCTGGAGCCCCTGCTCGACCTTCTCCTGGGCGTCCACCAGGAGCTGGGTGCCTCCGATTTGGCCCAGGACAAGTATGTGGCCGACTTCTTGCAGTGGG CGGAGCCCATTGCAGCGAGGCTTAAGGAGGTTCGACTGCAGAGGGATGACTTTGAGATTCTGAAGGTGATTGGACGCGGGGCATTCAGCGAG GTAGCGGTGGTGAAGATGAAGCAGACGGGCCAGGTGTATGCCATGAAGATTATGAATAAGTGGGACATgctgaagagaggagag AGAGGGATGTGTTGGCAAATGGGGACCGGCGCTGGATCACGCAGCTGCACTTCGCCTTCCAGGATGAGAACTACCTG GGACATCAAACCGGACAACATCTTGCTGGACCGCTGCGGCCACATTCGCCTGGCGGACTTTGGCTCCTGCCTCAAACTGCGGGCTGATGGAACG GTGCGGTCCCTTGTGGCTGTGGGTACCCCCGACTACTTGTCTCCAGAGATCCTGCAGGCTGTGGGCGGCGGCCCTGGGACCGGCAGCTATGGGCCTGAGTGTGACTGGTGGGCGCTGGGTGTGTTCGCCTATGAAATGTTTTACGGGCAGACGCCCTTCTATGCGGACTCCACGGCTGAGACTTACGGCAAGATTGTCCACTACAAG GAGCACTTGTCTCTGCCACTGGCAGACACTGGGGTCCCGGAAGAGGCTCGAGACCTCATCCAAGGTCTGCTGTGTCCCGCGGAGATAAGGCTAGGACGTGGTGGAGCAGACGATTTCCGGAAGCATCCTTTCTTCTTTGGCCTTGACTGGGAGGGACTTCGAGATAGCCTGCCCCCCTTTATTCCGGACTTCGAGGGTGCCACGGATACTTGCAACTTTGACGTGGTGGAGGATGGGCTCACTGCCATGGTGAGCGGGGGCGGG GAAACACTGTCGGACATTCCGGAAGGTATGCCGCTGGGGGTCCACCTGCCTTTTGTGGGCTACTCCTACTCCTGTATGGCCCTCAG GGACAGTGAGGTCCCAGACCCCACACCAATGGAACTGGAGGCCCAGCAATTGCCTGAGCCACGTGTGCAAGAGCCCAGCGTGGAGCCCAGGGTGTCCCCCCCAGAGGACATG GCTGAAGTGGCAGATCCAACTGCTGCCCCCGTGGCAGAGACAGAGCCGGAGGTGACCCTGCGGGAGCTCCAGGaagccctggaggaggaggtgcTCAGCCGGCAGAACCTGCGCCTCGAGCTGGAGGCCATCCGCACGGCCAACCAGAACTTCGCCAG TCAGCTACAGGAGGCCGAAGCCCGGAACCGAGACCTGGAGGTGCACATCCAGCAGCTGCAGGAGCGGCTGGAGTTGCTGCAGACAGAGGGAGCCGCAG CTGTCACGGGGGTCCCCAGTCCCCGGGCCACGGATCCACCTTCCCAT ATGGCCCCCCGGCCGTGGCTCTGGGCCAGTCCCCGCTGGTGGGGCCAGGCCCCATGCACCGCCGCCACCTGCTGCTCCCTGCCAGG GTCCCTAGGCCTGGCCTATCGGAGGCGTGTTCCTTGCTCGTGTTCGCCGCTGCTCTGGCTCGTGCCGCCTCCTTGGGCTGCATTGGGTTGGTGGCCAGCGCAGGCCATCTCGTCCCAATCTGTCATCGCCCGGGAGCCACCTTCGTCCCCTGAACCCTAG
- the Dmpk gene encoding myotonin-protein kinase isoform X9 — protein sequence MEYYVGGDLLTLLSKFGERIPAEMARFYLAEIVMAIDSVHQLGYVHRDIKPDNILLDRCGHIRLADFGSCLKLRADGTVRSLVAVGTPDYLSPEILQAVGGGPGTGSYGPECDWWALGVFAYEMFYGQTPFYADSTAETYGKIVHYKEHLSLPLADTGVPEEARDLIQGLLCPAEIRLGRGGADDFRKHPFFFGLDWEGLRDSLPPFIPDFEGATDTCNFDVVEDGLTAMVSGGGETLSDIPEGMPLGVHLPFVGYSYSCMALRDSEVPDPTPMELEAQQLPEPRVQEPSVEPRVSPPEDMAEVADPTAAPVAETEPEVTLRELQEALEEEVLSRQNLRLELEAIRTANQNFASQLQEAEARNRDLEVHIQQLQERLELLQTEGAAAVTGVPSPRATDPPSHMAPRPWLWASPRWWGQAPCTAATCCSLPGSLGLAYRRRVPCSCSPLLWLVPPPWAALGWWPAQAISSQSVIAREPPSSPEP from the exons ATGGAGTACTACGTGGGCGGGGACCTGCTAACGCTGCTGAGCAAGTTTGGGGAGCGGATCCCGGCCGAGATGGCGCGCTTCTACCTGGCCGAGATTGTCATGGCCATAGACTCAGTGCACCAGCTGGGCTATGTGCACAG GGACATCAAACCGGACAACATCTTGCTGGACCGCTGCGGCCACATTCGCCTGGCGGACTTTGGCTCCTGCCTCAAACTGCGGGCTGATGGAACG GTGCGGTCCCTTGTGGCTGTGGGTACCCCCGACTACTTGTCTCCAGAGATCCTGCAGGCTGTGGGCGGCGGCCCTGGGACCGGCAGCTATGGGCCTGAGTGTGACTGGTGGGCGCTGGGTGTGTTCGCCTATGAAATGTTTTACGGGCAGACGCCCTTCTATGCGGACTCCACGGCTGAGACTTACGGCAAGATTGTCCACTACAAG GAGCACTTGTCTCTGCCACTGGCAGACACTGGGGTCCCGGAAGAGGCTCGAGACCTCATCCAAGGTCTGCTGTGTCCCGCGGAGATAAGGCTAGGACGTGGTGGAGCAGACGATTTCCGGAAGCATCCTTTCTTCTTTGGCCTTGACTGGGAGGGACTTCGAGATAGCCTGCCCCCCTTTATTCCGGACTTCGAGGGTGCCACGGATACTTGCAACTTTGACGTGGTGGAGGATGGGCTCACTGCCATGGTGAGCGGGGGCGGG GAAACACTGTCGGACATTCCGGAAGGTATGCCGCTGGGGGTCCACCTGCCTTTTGTGGGCTACTCCTACTCCTGTATGGCCCTCAG GGACAGTGAGGTCCCAGACCCCACACCAATGGAACTGGAGGCCCAGCAATTGCCTGAGCCACGTGTGCAAGAGCCCAGCGTGGAGCCCAGGGTGTCCCCCCCAGAGGACATG GCTGAAGTGGCAGATCCAACTGCTGCCCCCGTGGCAGAGACAGAGCCGGAGGTGACCCTGCGGGAGCTCCAGGaagccctggaggaggaggtgcTCAGCCGGCAGAACCTGCGCCTCGAGCTGGAGGCCATCCGCACGGCCAACCAGAACTTCGCCAG TCAGCTACAGGAGGCCGAAGCCCGGAACCGAGACCTGGAGGTGCACATCCAGCAGCTGCAGGAGCGGCTGGAGTTGCTGCAGACAGAGGGAGCCGCAG CTGTCACGGGGGTCCCCAGTCCCCGGGCCACGGATCCACCTTCCCAT ATGGCCCCCCGGCCGTGGCTCTGGGCCAGTCCCCGCTGGTGGGGCCAGGCCCCATGCACCGCCGCCACCTGCTGCTCCCTGCCAGG GTCCCTAGGCCTGGCCTATCGGAGGCGTGTTCCTTGCTCGTGTTCGCCGCTGCTCTGGCTCGTGCCGCCTCCTTGGGCTGCATTGGGTTGGTGGCCAGCGCAGGCCATCTCGTCCCAATCTGTCATCGCCCGGGAGCCACCTTCGTCCCCTGAACCCTAG